One genomic region from Pseudomonas hormoni encodes:
- the tkt gene encoding transketolase: MPSRRERANAIRALSMDAVQKANSGHPGAPMGMADIAEVLWRDYLKHNPSNPSFADRDRFVLSNGHGSMLIYSLLHLTGYDLSIDDLKNFRQLHSRTPGHPEFGYTPGVETTTGPLGQGLANAVGFALAEKVLAAQFNRPGHNVVDHHTYVFLGDGCMMEGISHEVGSLAGTLGLGKLIAFYDDNGISIDGEVEGWFTDDTPKRFEAYNWQVIRNVDGHDPEEIKIAIDTARKSAQPTLICCKTTIGFGSPNKQGKEDCHGAPLGDAEIALTRTALKWNHGPFEIPADIYAEWDAKEAGRAVEAEWDQRFAAYSAAFPELANELIRRLSGELPADFAEKASAYIAEVAAKGETIASRKASQNALNAYGPMLPEFLGGSADLAGSNLTLWKGCKGVTADDASGNYVYYGVREFGMSAIMNGVALHGGLVPYGATFLMFMEYARNAVRMASLMKKRVLFVYTHDSIGLGEDGPTHQPIEQLTSLRSTPNLDTWRPADAVESAVAWKFALERNDGPSALIFSRQNLQHQTRNAIQIEEISRGGYVLKDCAGEPELILIATGSEVGLAVQAYDKLTEQGRKVRVVSMPCTSVFDAQDAGYKQSVLPLQVSARIAIEAAHADYWYKYVGLEGRVIGMTTYGESAPAPALFEEFGFTLENILGQAEELLED, encoded by the coding sequence ATGCCCAGCCGTCGTGAGCGTGCCAACGCCATTCGTGCCCTCAGCATGGATGCCGTGCAAAAAGCCAACAGCGGCCATCCCGGTGCCCCGATGGGTATGGCGGATATCGCCGAAGTACTTTGGCGTGACTACCTGAAGCACAACCCGAGCAATCCATCGTTCGCCGACCGTGACCGCTTCGTGCTGTCCAACGGCCACGGCTCGATGCTGATCTACTCGCTGCTGCACCTGACCGGCTACGACCTGTCGATCGATGACCTGAAAAACTTCCGCCAACTGCACAGCCGTACCCCGGGTCATCCGGAATTCGGCTACACCCCAGGCGTTGAAACCACCACCGGTCCACTGGGCCAGGGCCTGGCCAACGCCGTGGGTTTCGCCCTGGCAGAAAAAGTCCTGGCGGCGCAATTCAACCGTCCGGGCCACAACGTTGTCGACCACCACACCTACGTATTCCTGGGTGATGGCTGCATGATGGAAGGCATTTCCCACGAAGTCGGCTCCCTGGCCGGTACGTTGGGCCTGGGTAAGCTGATCGCCTTCTACGATGACAACGGTATCTCCATCGACGGCGAAGTCGAAGGCTGGTTCACCGACGACACCCCCAAGCGTTTCGAAGCCTACAACTGGCAGGTGATCCGCAATGTCGACGGTCATGACCCGGAAGAGATCAAGATCGCCATCGACACTGCACGCAAAAGCGCGCAGCCAACCCTGATCTGCTGCAAGACCACCATCGGTTTCGGTTCGCCGAACAAGCAAGGTAAAGAAGACTGCCACGGCGCCCCATTGGGTGACGCGGAGATCGCTCTGACCCGCACGGCGTTGAAGTGGAACCACGGTCCTTTCGAAATCCCGGCCGACATCTATGCCGAGTGGGACGCCAAGGAAGCCGGCCGCGCGGTCGAAGCCGAGTGGGATCAGCGTTTCGCTGCCTACTCTGCGGCTTTCCCTGAGCTGGCCAACGAGCTGATCCGTCGCCTGAGCGGCGAGCTGCCGGCCGACTTCGCTGAAAAAGCGTCTGCTTATATTGCTGAAGTCGCGGCCAAGGGCGAAACCATCGCCAGCCGTAAAGCCAGCCAGAACGCCCTGAATGCCTACGGCCCGATGCTGCCGGAATTCCTCGGCGGCTCCGCTGACCTGGCCGGCTCCAACTTGACTCTGTGGAAAGGTTGCAAAGGCGTCACCGCCGACGACGCCAGCGGTAACTACGTGTACTACGGCGTTCGCGAGTTCGGCATGAGCGCGATCATGAACGGCGTTGCTTTGCACGGCGGTCTGGTGCCTTACGGCGCGACCTTCCTGATGTTCATGGAATACGCCCGCAACGCCGTGCGTATGGCCTCGCTGATGAAGAAGCGCGTGCTGTTCGTCTACACCCACGACTCTATCGGTCTGGGCGAAGACGGCCCGACTCACCAGCCGATCGAGCAACTGACCAGCCTGCGCAGCACGCCGAACCTCGACACCTGGCGTCCAGCCGATGCCGTTGAATCGGCAGTGGCCTGGAAGTTCGCCCTGGAGCGTAACGACGGTCCTTCGGCCTTGATCTTCTCGCGTCAGAACCTGCAGCACCAAACCCGCAATGCGATTCAGATCGAAGAGATCTCCCGTGGCGGTTACGTGCTGAAGGATTGCGCAGGCGAGCCTGAGCTGATCCTGATCGCCACCGGTTCGGAAGTGGGTCTGGCGGTTCAGGCTTACGACAAGCTGACCGAGCAAGGTCGCAAGGTGCGCGTTGTTTCGATGCCTTGCACCAGCGTGTTCGATGCCCAGGACGCCGGCTACAAGCAATCGGTTCTGCCGTTGCAGGTCAGCGCCCGTATCGCCATCGAAGCCGCTCACGCGGACTACTGGTACAAGTACGTGGGCCTGGAAGGCCGCGTCATCGGCATGACCACCTACGGTGAGTCGGCGCCTGCGCCAGCCTTGTTCGAAGAGTTCGGTTTCACCCTGGAAAACATCCTGGGTCAGGCTGAAGAGCTGCTGGAAGACTGA
- a CDS encoding ArsR/SmtB family transcription factor, with protein MNLRVPSIQHDECDELAALCKAGGDPLRLNVLRALANDSFGVLELAQIFGIGQSGMSHHLKVLAQADLVATRREGNAIFYRRALPHTDLLGGKLHAALLEEVDNLTLPADVQSRIGQVHGQRAAASQDFFSRVAEKFRAQQDLIAGLPQYRESVVALLDKLSFSEGATAIEVGPGDGAFLPELARRFTHVTALDNSTAMLELARQVCERETLANVSLQLADALNGVSLKADCVVLNMVLHHFAAPADALKHMADLLQPGGSLLVTELCSHNQSWAREACGDLWLGFEQDDLARWATAAGLVPGESLYVGLRNGFQIQVRHFQRPAGDTHHR; from the coding sequence ATGAATTTACGCGTGCCTTCCATTCAACATGACGAGTGCGATGAGCTGGCGGCCCTGTGCAAGGCCGGCGGCGATCCTCTGCGGCTGAATGTATTGCGCGCGCTGGCCAACGATTCGTTTGGCGTACTGGAACTGGCGCAGATCTTCGGCATCGGCCAGTCGGGCATGAGCCATCACCTCAAGGTGCTGGCCCAGGCCGACCTGGTGGCGACCCGTCGTGAAGGCAATGCGATTTTCTACCGTCGCGCCCTGCCCCACACAGACCTGCTGGGCGGCAAGCTGCATGCCGCGCTGCTCGAAGAAGTGGACAACCTGACCCTGCCTGCCGATGTGCAGTCGCGGATCGGTCAGGTCCATGGGCAACGGGCGGCGGCCAGCCAGGACTTTTTCTCACGGGTTGCGGAGAAGTTTCGCGCCCAGCAGGACTTGATTGCCGGCCTGCCGCAGTACCGCGAAAGCGTGGTGGCCCTGCTCGACAAACTGAGCTTCAGCGAAGGGGCCACGGCCATTGAAGTCGGCCCTGGCGACGGCGCTTTTCTGCCGGAACTGGCGCGCCGCTTCACGCACGTCACGGCGCTGGACAACAGCACGGCGATGCTCGAACTGGCGCGCCAGGTCTGCGAACGTGAAACGCTGGCTAACGTCAGCCTGCAACTGGCCGATGCATTGAATGGTGTCAGCCTCAAGGCCGATTGCGTTGTACTGAACATGGTGCTGCACCACTTTGCCGCGCCGGCCGATGCGCTCAAGCACATGGCCGACTTGCTGCAACCGGGCGGTAGCCTGCTCGTGACAGAGTTATGTAGCCACAACCAGAGTTGGGCCAGGGAGGCCTGCGGTGATCTCTGGTTGGGGTTTGAACAGGACGATCTGGCCCGTTGGGCCACCGCTGCGGGACTCGTTCCCGGGGAAAGCCTCTATGTAGGCTTACGTAATGGTTTCCAGATTCAGGTCCGCCACTTTCAGCGGCCAGCTGGCGACACTCACCATCGGTAA
- the metK gene encoding methionine adenosyltransferase, producing the protein MSEYSLFTSESVSEGHPDKIADQISDAVLDAIIAEDKFARVACETLVKTGVAIIAGEVTTSAWVDLEEIVRNVILDIGYNSSDVGFDGATCGVMNIIGKQSPDINQGVDRAKPEDQGAGDQGLMFGYASNETDVLMPAPITFSHQLVQRQAEARKSGLLPWLRPDAKSQVTCRYEGGKVVGIDAVVLSTQHNPEVSYKDLREGVMELIVKHVLPAELLTKDTQFHINPTGQFIIGGPVGDCGLTGRKIIVDSYGGMARHGGGAFSGKDPSKVDRSAAYAGRYVAKNIVAAGLAERCEIQVSYAIGVAQPTSISLNTFGTGKISDDKIVKLVREVFDLRPYAITTMLDLLHPMYQETAAYGHFGRTPATKTVGEDTFTTFTWEKTDRADDLRSAAGL; encoded by the coding sequence ATGAGCGAATACTCCCTCTTCACCTCCGAGTCCGTGTCCGAAGGGCATCCGGACAAAATCGCCGACCAGATTTCCGATGCGGTGCTGGACGCCATCATTGCTGAAGACAAGTTCGCCCGTGTGGCGTGCGAGACGTTGGTGAAAACCGGCGTGGCAATCATTGCAGGTGAAGTCACCACGTCGGCCTGGGTCGACCTGGAAGAAATCGTGCGTAACGTCATTCTGGACATCGGCTATAACAGCTCCGATGTCGGCTTCGACGGCGCCACTTGCGGCGTGATGAACATCATCGGCAAGCAGTCCCCTGACATCAACCAGGGTGTCGACCGCGCCAAGCCTGAAGATCAGGGCGCCGGCGACCAGGGCCTGATGTTCGGCTACGCCAGCAACGAAACCGACGTGCTGATGCCAGCACCGATTACTTTCTCGCACCAACTGGTTCAGCGCCAGGCCGAAGCCCGTAAATCCGGCCTGCTGCCTTGGCTGCGCCCGGACGCCAAGTCGCAAGTGACTTGCCGTTACGAAGGCGGCAAGGTTGTCGGTATCGACGCCGTTGTTCTGTCGACCCAGCACAACCCTGAAGTGTCGTACAAAGACCTGCGCGAAGGCGTAATGGAGCTGATCGTCAAGCACGTGCTGCCTGCCGAACTGCTGACCAAAGATACCCAGTTCCACATCAACCCGACCGGCCAGTTCATCATCGGTGGCCCGGTAGGTGATTGCGGTCTGACCGGTCGCAAGATCATCGTCGACAGCTACGGCGGCATGGCCCGTCACGGCGGCGGCGCGTTCTCCGGTAAAGATCCATCGAAGGTTGACCGTTCGGCTGCCTACGCCGGTCGTTACGTGGCCAAGAACATCGTCGCTGCCGGCCTGGCCGAGCGTTGCGAGATTCAGGTTTCCTACGCGATCGGTGTTGCTCAACCAACTTCGATCTCGCTGAACACCTTCGGCACCGGCAAAATCAGCGACGACAAAATCGTCAAACTGGTTCGCGAAGTGTTCGACCTGCGTCCATACGCAATCACCACCATGCTCGACCTGCTGCACCCGATGTACCAGGAAACCGCTGCGTACGGCCACTTCGGCCGCACTCCGGCTACCAAGACTGTGGGCGAAGATACCTTCACCACGTTCACCTGGGAAAAAACCGACCGCGCCGACGACCTGCGTTCGGCTGCCGGTCTGTAA
- the ligB gene encoding NAD-dependent DNA ligase LigB: MLLRLFSLFFLTSICSISNAAHCPNWPPARALDEITALQKQIDIWDDSYHRRGHSLVADELYDQSRARLTEWCECFDLGMASEPSRATGGKIAHPIAHTGLEKLRDDRAVENWLRDRKDIWIQPKVDGVAVTLIYRNGMLHQAISRGDGMNGQDWTASAHLIPVIPRQLAQPVDLLVQGELYWRLIDHVQAKAGSLNARSTVAGLMARKELAPEQAAGIGLFIWDWPQGPASLPARGAALDELGLPSTVPYSQPVQTFADAERWRDHWYRSPLPFASDGVVLRQSQRPSAERWQAKTPHWVVAWKYPFAQALAQVRKIDFKVGRTGRITPVLDLKPVTLDDRQIKRVSVSSLRRWEELDIRPGDQVSISLAGLTIPRLDGVILRTAERAELNVPLAADFHPLSCWQPTPGCESQFLARLAWLSGKQGLALPHVGPGTWEKLLETGQLNGLLDWLTLDAQELANIDGFGERSTTRLLNSFNSARQRPFARWLKALGLPPTGQAQLADSWQALAQRNTEQWQSEAGIGPGRAAQLSAFFRDPQVLALSDTLRAAGIDGF, from the coding sequence ATGCTTCTGCGCCTGTTTTCTCTTTTCTTCCTGACTTCAATCTGCTCAATATCAAACGCTGCCCATTGCCCCAACTGGCCGCCCGCCAGAGCTCTGGACGAAATCACAGCACTGCAAAAACAAATCGACATTTGGGACGACAGCTATCACCGCCGTGGCCACTCATTAGTCGCCGACGAACTCTACGATCAATCCCGCGCGCGACTGACCGAATGGTGTGAGTGTTTTGACCTGGGCATGGCGTCTGAACCCTCGCGCGCAACTGGCGGCAAAATTGCCCACCCCATTGCCCACACGGGCCTGGAAAAACTGCGCGATGATCGCGCCGTCGAGAACTGGCTGCGTGATCGCAAAGACATCTGGATACAACCCAAGGTTGACGGCGTGGCCGTGACGTTGATCTATCGCAACGGCATGCTGCATCAGGCGATCAGTCGTGGTGACGGTATGAACGGACAGGACTGGACTGCCTCGGCGCACTTGATTCCCGTTATCCCCCGACAACTGGCGCAACCCGTGGATTTGCTCGTGCAAGGCGAACTCTACTGGCGCCTGATCGACCATGTACAAGCCAAGGCCGGCAGCCTCAATGCCCGTTCTACGGTAGCCGGCCTGATGGCCCGCAAGGAACTCGCCCCTGAGCAAGCCGCAGGCATCGGACTATTTATCTGGGATTGGCCGCAAGGCCCGGCCAGCCTGCCCGCCCGTGGCGCGGCGCTGGATGAACTGGGGCTGCCGAGCACGGTGCCTTACAGTCAGCCGGTGCAGACGTTTGCCGATGCCGAACGCTGGCGCGATCACTGGTACCGCTCGCCCCTGCCCTTTGCCAGTGACGGTGTCGTCCTGCGCCAGAGCCAACGCCCTTCGGCCGAACGCTGGCAGGCGAAAACACCGCACTGGGTCGTCGCCTGGAAATACCCGTTTGCCCAGGCGTTGGCTCAAGTGCGCAAAATCGACTTCAAGGTCGGTCGCACCGGACGGATCACCCCCGTGCTGGACCTGAAACCGGTGACGCTTGATGACAGGCAGATCAAGCGCGTCAGCGTCAGCTCCCTTCGACGCTGGGAGGAACTGGATATCCGCCCCGGTGATCAGGTGTCCATCAGCCTGGCGGGGCTGACCATCCCCAGGCTCGACGGCGTCATTCTGCGCACCGCCGAACGCGCCGAATTAAACGTACCGTTGGCGGCAGACTTTCATCCTTTGAGTTGCTGGCAGCCGACGCCTGGCTGCGAAAGCCAATTCCTCGCGCGACTGGCCTGGCTCAGTGGCAAGCAAGGGTTGGCCTTGCCTCATGTCGGTCCCGGCACCTGGGAGAAACTTCTCGAAACAGGCCAGCTGAACGGCCTGCTGGATTGGTTGACCCTCGATGCTCAAGAGCTTGCTAACATTGACGGTTTCGGCGAGCGCAGCACGACGCGTCTTTTAAACAGTTTCAACAGCGCCCGCCAACGCCCTTTTGCTCGCTGGCTCAAAGCCTTGGGATTACCACCGACCGGCCAGGCGCAGCTAGCCGATTCATGGCAGGCACTGGCACAACGAAACACCGAACAATGGCAGTCCGAGGCCGGTATCGGCCCGGGACGCGCAGCGCAATTGAGCGCATTTTTCCGCGACCCGCAGGTCCTGGCCTTGAGTGACACATTACGTGCGGCGGGAATCGACGGGTTTTAG
- a CDS encoding DUF1090 domain-containing protein, which yields MKFLSPLALLTLCGVMAAPLMAAEEAPGLTGCAAKKQGIINQIELAKSHGNADQQAGLETALSEVTAHCTDASLKKERENKVLDAKHEVSQRQADLDKAMKKGDPEKINKRKDKLAESRKELQDALDELDK from the coding sequence ATGAAATTTCTTTCACCGCTCGCCCTGCTGACTCTTTGCGGTGTGATGGCCGCTCCGCTGATGGCCGCCGAAGAGGCCCCGGGCCTGACCGGTTGCGCCGCCAAGAAACAGGGAATCATCAACCAGATCGAACTGGCCAAGTCCCACGGCAACGCCGATCAGCAGGCGGGCCTGGAAACGGCCCTGAGTGAAGTCACCGCTCATTGCACCGATGCTTCGTTGAAGAAGGAACGGGAAAACAAGGTCCTCGACGCCAAACATGAAGTCAGTCAGCGTCAGGCCGACCTCGACAAAGCCATGAAGAAAGGCGATCCCGAGAAGATCAACAAGCGCAAAGACAAACTCGCCGAGTCCCGCAAGGAATTGCAGGATGCGCTGGACGAGCTGGACAAGTAA
- a CDS encoding c-type cytochrome — translation MTFKRLSVVLLACLTLSACGGVDPNSPLGQRKAIFKQMLKTGEDLGGMLRGRIPFDGPKFADGAVKLDALSHEPWKHFPQVREEDHTSAKSDVWQKQARFQEMARTLEATTGELVIASKVQPYKASNLGPAVQKVEDACSACHKEFRDH, via the coding sequence ATGACATTTAAAAGACTTTCCGTTGTATTGCTGGCCTGCTTGACGTTGTCTGCGTGTGGCGGTGTCGACCCGAACTCGCCACTGGGCCAGCGCAAGGCGATCTTCAAGCAAATGCTCAAGACCGGCGAAGACCTGGGCGGCATGTTGCGCGGCCGCATTCCATTCGACGGTCCGAAGTTCGCTGACGGCGCGGTGAAGCTTGATGCGCTGTCCCATGAGCCGTGGAAGCATTTTCCGCAGGTGCGCGAAGAAGATCACACCAGTGCCAAGAGCGATGTCTGGCAGAAACAGGCACGCTTTCAGGAAATGGCCCGCACCCTTGAAGCCACCACCGGTGAATTGGTGATTGCCAGCAAGGTCCAGCCTTACAAGGCCAGTAACCTCGGGCCGGCGGTGCAGAAAGTCGAAGATGCCTGCAGTGCCTGTCATAAAGAATTTCGGGATCATTGA
- the mltA gene encoding murein transglycosylase A, whose translation MNSRFKAWRHRLAWTLPIVAVLAGCTGGDNNKPKTHALATYSSATWEALPSVSDNDLVAGFGSWRSACTRLKADPVWGSTCAAATKVPQTANDIRGFLKQNLDVYGLRAANDNPNGLITGYYEPVYPGSLTQTAVANIPVYGIPEDMIIVSLDSIYPELKGKRLRGRLEGRVLKPYDDAATIETKGVKAPVVAWLTDPMNLQFLQIQGSGRIQLDDGRQLRIAYADQNGHPYRPIGRWLVEQGELKKEDVTMGAISNWAKAHPARIPELLGSNPSYVFFTRNPDSNEGPRGSLNVPLTAGYSAAVDRKVIPLGSLLWLSTTRPDGTALVRPVAAQDTGGAIAGEVRADLFWGTGEAAGQLAGDMKQQGQIWMLWPKGAALPQVPQVTDAVKANP comes from the coding sequence ATGAACAGCCGTTTCAAGGCATGGCGTCACCGCCTGGCCTGGACCCTCCCGATAGTGGCCGTGCTCGCAGGCTGCACCGGTGGTGACAACAACAAACCGAAAACCCACGCCCTGGCCACTTACTCCAGCGCCACGTGGGAAGCGCTTCCATCGGTGTCCGACAACGACCTGGTCGCCGGCTTCGGTTCGTGGCGCAGCGCCTGCACCCGACTCAAGGCCGACCCGGTCTGGGGCTCGACCTGCGCCGCTGCCACCAAGGTGCCGCAAACCGCCAATGACATTCGCGGCTTCCTCAAACAGAACCTCGACGTCTACGGCCTGCGCGCCGCCAACGACAATCCCAACGGCTTGATCACCGGTTACTACGAGCCGGTATACCCCGGCAGCCTGACCCAAACTGCCGTGGCGAACATCCCGGTGTACGGGATTCCAGAAGACATGATCATTGTCTCTCTGGACAGCATCTACCCGGAGCTCAAAGGCAAACGCCTGCGCGGACGGCTCGAAGGTCGCGTGCTCAAGCCTTACGACGATGCGGCAACCATCGAAACCAAAGGGGTCAAAGCGCCGGTCGTGGCGTGGCTGACCGACCCGATGAACCTGCAATTCCTGCAAATCCAGGGCTCCGGTCGCATTCAGCTCGACGATGGTCGCCAGTTACGTATCGCGTATGCCGACCAGAACGGCCATCCGTATCGCCCCATCGGCCGCTGGCTGGTGGAACAAGGCGAGCTGAAGAAAGAAGACGTGACCATGGGCGCAATCAGCAACTGGGCCAAGGCTCATCCGGCGCGCATCCCAGAACTGCTCGGAAGCAACCCGAGTTATGTGTTCTTCACCCGTAACCCGGACAGCAATGAAGGTCCTCGCGGCTCGCTGAACGTACCACTGACTGCGGGTTACAGCGCGGCAGTGGATCGTAAAGTGATTCCGCTGGGCAGCCTGTTGTGGTTATCCACAACACGGCCGGACGGCACCGCGCTGGTACGTCCGGTGGCGGCTCAAGACACTGGCGGCGCGATTGCTGGCGAAGTCCGTGCGGACTTGTTCTGGGGCACCGGCGAAGCGGCCGGGCAATTGGCCGGCGACATGAAACAGCAGGGGCAGATCTGGATGTTGTGGCCCAAAGGCGCGGCATTGCCGCAAGTACCTCAGGTGACTGATGCGGTTAAAGCCAATCCTTGA
- a CDS encoding MAPEG family protein produces MTVALWCILIAIFLPYLCTGVAKISGGYRLEDNHDPRDFLDSLEGLGRRANAAQLNSFEIIPAFAAAVIVAHLAGNAELVTINVLSVLFITSRLLYIICYLADWHILRSLVWFVGLGLIVSFFVVSV; encoded by the coding sequence ATGACGGTTGCTTTGTGGTGCATTTTGATCGCGATTTTCCTGCCTTACCTGTGTACGGGCGTGGCCAAGATCAGTGGCGGTTACAGGCTGGAAGACAACCATGATCCCCGGGATTTTCTTGATTCACTGGAAGGTTTGGGCAGGCGCGCGAATGCGGCGCAACTGAACAGTTTTGAAATCATCCCGGCGTTCGCTGCGGCGGTGATCGTGGCGCATCTGGCGGGCAATGCCGAGCTGGTGACCATCAATGTGCTGTCGGTTTTGTTTATCACCAGCCGGTTGCTGTACATCATTTGCTACCTGGCGGACTGGCATATCTTGCGGTCGTTGGTGTGGTTTGTGGGGCTGGGGTTGATCGTTAGTTTCTTTGTGGTTTCGGTCTGA
- a CDS encoding EamA family transporter, producing MLATVLVLVAALLHAAWNTLIKFSAERLLVVACMDSVAMLFVALMLPFVALPPIEIWPWILASAAFELLYRYLLIQAYRVGDLGLVYPLMRGLSPLVVLALTLIFAGEVLTHQQIFGILLIPFGMLCLLWQGGGGARLPWSMLPVVALIGLCIGCYTFIDGQALRRWSHPLDYLVWVTLLSAWPFPLLALVRKRPAFMLFWREQWRLGLAVGFCVLFSYALVLWAMQLGSIAEAAALREISVILVVLFGMRYLKEPFGRPRLLACGLVLIGMLVMKF from the coding sequence GTGCTTGCGACGGTTTTGGTGTTGGTGGCGGCGCTGTTGCACGCGGCGTGGAATACGCTGATTAAATTCAGCGCGGAACGGTTGTTGGTCGTGGCCTGCATGGACAGCGTGGCGATGTTGTTTGTCGCCCTGATGCTGCCTTTCGTGGCGTTGCCGCCGATTGAAATCTGGCCGTGGATCCTGGCGTCGGCGGCGTTCGAGTTGCTCTATCGCTATTTGTTGATTCAGGCCTATCGGGTCGGCGATCTGGGGCTGGTCTATCCATTGATGCGCGGACTGTCGCCGCTGGTGGTGCTGGCCCTGACGCTGATCTTTGCCGGAGAAGTGCTGACCCATCAGCAGATCTTCGGAATTCTGCTGATCCCGTTCGGCATGCTGTGCTTGCTGTGGCAGGGCGGTGGCGGCGCGCGTTTGCCGTGGTCGATGCTGCCGGTGGTAGCACTGATCGGTCTGTGCATCGGCTGCTACACCTTTATCGACGGCCAGGCGTTGCGGCGCTGGTCGCATCCGCTGGATTACCTGGTCTGGGTGACGCTGCTCAGTGCCTGGCCGTTTCCGTTACTGGCACTCGTGCGCAAGCGGCCGGCGTTTATGCTGTTCTGGCGTGAACAGTGGCGGCTGGGGTTGGCGGTCGGGTTTTGCGTGTTGTTCAGCTACGCTCTGGTGCTGTGGGCGATGCAGCTGGGTTCGATTGCCGAGGCGGCGGCCTTGCGCGAAATCAGCGTGATTCTGGTGGTGTTGTTTGGCATGCGCTACCTGAAAGAACCTTTCGGCCGGCCTCGGCTCCTGGCCTGTGGGCTGGTACTGATCGGCATGTTGGTGATGAAGTTTTGA
- a CDS encoding MFS transporter, giving the protein MPLALLALAVAAFGIGTTEFVIMGLLPDVARDLAVSIPDAGLLITGYALGVVFGAPILAIGTANMPRKATLLGMTLMFILGNILCALAPNYATLMAARVITALCHGAFFGIGSVVAAGLVAPNKRAQAIAMMFTGLTLANVLGVPLGTALGQYAGWRSTFWAVSVIGVIAAIAQWLWLPKDIAMDKANLAREFKVLGKVNVLLALGMSVLASTSLFSVFTYIAPILQDITGVSPHGVTIMLLLFGVGLTAGSMLGGRLADSRLLPSLVGMALAVLVVLAAFTQTSHSVIPAAITLVLWGIFAFALCPILQLLIIDQAHEAPNLGSTLNQSAFNLGNAAGAWIGGLVVASGADLADLPWTGALVSGLTVLTALYFIYRQRRVTSLANLPG; this is encoded by the coding sequence ATGCCACTCGCTTTGCTTGCCCTCGCTGTTGCCGCGTTCGGCATCGGCACCACTGAATTCGTCATCATGGGCCTGCTGCCCGACGTCGCTCGCGACCTTGCCGTGAGCATTCCCGACGCCGGCCTGCTGATCACCGGCTACGCCCTGGGCGTGGTGTTCGGCGCGCCGATCCTCGCGATCGGCACCGCCAACATGCCGCGCAAAGCCACGCTGCTGGGCATGACGCTGATGTTTATCCTCGGCAACATCCTCTGCGCCCTCGCGCCGAACTACGCCACGCTGATGGCCGCTCGCGTGATTACTGCACTGTGCCACGGCGCATTTTTCGGCATTGGTTCGGTGGTCGCCGCCGGCCTGGTGGCACCGAACAAACGGGCCCAGGCGATTGCCATGATGTTCACGGGCCTCACGCTGGCCAACGTGCTCGGTGTACCGCTGGGTACTGCACTCGGGCAATACGCCGGTTGGCGTTCGACGTTCTGGGCGGTGTCCGTGATCGGGGTGATTGCCGCGATCGCGCAATGGCTCTGGCTGCCGAAGGACATCGCCATGGACAAGGCCAACCTGGCCAGAGAGTTCAAAGTGCTGGGCAAGGTCAATGTGCTGCTGGCCCTGGGCATGAGCGTATTGGCATCGACCAGTCTGTTCAGCGTGTTCACCTACATCGCGCCGATCCTGCAGGACATCACCGGCGTCAGCCCCCATGGCGTGACCATCATGTTGCTGTTGTTTGGCGTGGGTCTGACGGCGGGCAGCATGCTGGGTGGTCGATTGGCGGACAGTCGTTTGTTGCCTTCGCTGGTGGGCATGGCGCTGGCGGTGTTGGTCGTACTGGCTGCGTTTACTCAGACCAGCCATTCGGTGATTCCGGCGGCGATCACGCTGGTGCTGTGGGGGATTTTTGCCTTCGCGCTGTGTCCGATTTTGCAGCTGCTGATCATCGATCAGGCCCATGAAGCGCCGAACCTGGGTTCAACGCTGAATCAGAGTGCATTCAATCTGGGCAACGCGGCGGGGGCCTGGATCGGCGGGCTGGTGGTCGCCAGTGGTGCCGATCTGGCGGACTTGCCGTGGACCGGCGCACTGGTCAGCGGATTGACCGTACTGACTGCTCTGTACTTCATCTATCGGCAACGTCGCGTTACATCGCTGGCCAATTTGCCCGGTTGA